The Streptomyces tubercidicus DNA segment CCGGAGGCGCTCGTCACGGGGCGGCTGAGCAACGTGACCCGGCGGCCGCCGGGCAGCGACACCTCGACGGCGGCTCGCTGGGCCGAGGTGATCAGTTCGGTGGCCCTCTCCTTGAGAATCATCTGGTCACGCCAGTCCAGCCCGCTCTCGGCAAGCTCGCCCAGCTGCCCGTTGCCGCTCGTGTCGCCACTCGTATCGCCGCCCGGCGTGTGGCGCCTGGCGTCCAGATAGGCCGCCAGCAAGGCCCGCTCCCGCGTCGAACTCTGCTCCAGCAACCGCCGTTCGATGGCCCCGGCGGCCTTGCGGATCACGGCGCTCAGTGCGGGGTCCGCGTCGGTGAGCGGAAAGCCGAGGCAGAGAACGCCCTCAATGCGCCCGCTGAGCGGGTCCCGGACGGGAATCGCCGAGCAGGCATTGGACTGCGAACGTTCGGCGAAGTGCTCGGCCCCGTAAACGCTGACCAGCTGCCGTTCCGCGAGTGCTAGCCCGATCCCGTTGGTCCCGCCGAACCGTTCGGCGAACACGAAGCCCGGGACGCTCTGGATCGCGGCCAGGCGCCGCACCAGCGAGGCTTCGCCGAAGCGGCGCTGCAGCACCGCACCGTGCTCGTCGGCGAGCGACACATTCATGTTCCGGCCCTCGAACCGGGACTGCAGCCGGTCCAGTACGGGCACCGCGGCACGGACGAGCCGGCCGTCCAGATCGAGATCCGCGCTGTACGGAAGCTCGCAGCCGTCCGGTGTGAGCCCCAGTGACCGGGAACGCCGCCAGGAATCCAGGATCGGACTCCGGACCGCTCCCTCGACCGCCCCCTCACGCAGGAACTGCTCACGGGCGCGTGCGGGACCGTTGCCCGCTCCCGCCAGCCCCATCACAATCACTTCCCGCATGGCTGCATGCCAGGATGGCCACCCGTACGTCGGCCACCCGTACGTCGGAGTAGCTGTCCCATGTGCTCTCAATTGTAGGGCTTTGAATGTCTTCGGAGCTGATCACGAACCCGTCGCGGCACTGATCACGGACGCCCGCCCGCCGCTCACAGGACCGCGACCGGACTCACGGGCGAGCCGGTACCGCCGGGGATGTTCAGCGGGGCTACCAGGAGTAGGAACGTGTAACGCCCCGTCTCGGCACTCGCGGCGGAGAGCGCCTCAAGATCGAGGTTGTCCAGGAGCGGCACCCCCATCGCGGCCACCGCGAGCGCATGCACCGGAGAATGCACGCCCTCGACCGGCGAGGGCCGTACATCGCTGTCCCCGTCGCCACCCAGCAGCGCGATACCGCGCTCCGCCAGCAGCGGCATCACGTCCACGTGCAGACCCGCGCTCGCCGCACCGGTGTCCCAGGCGCCCCGTTCCTGTCGGCGGCGCAGTCCGCCGAACCGCAGCAGCACCGCATCGCCCTCGCCCACCGTCACCCCCAGCGCCTGCTCCGCGGCCACCAGCTCCTCCGCGTGCACAGCCCGTCCGGGCTCCAGCCAGGCGACCCCGAGCGCGGTGGGCAGATCGAGCAGCACGCCCCTGGTCGCCAGCGGCCCCAGTGCGGACACGGCACCGAACCGCGCGCCTCCGGCGTCCACGCACTCCCGCGCCGCACGGCCGTCGTAGAGCTGCCCGCGATAGGCGACATGGGACAGCGCGTCCAGATGGCTGACGGCCTTGCCGTGGTAGTCGATGGCGATGAAGTCCTTGTGCGTGGCAGGTTCAGGAGGCTCGACATCACCGAGGTCGGACATGAAGTGCAGGGCGGGTTTGCTGTTGTCCGGGCCGGGTGCCGTGTCCCAGGGGCGCGCCATCGGGACGACCGTGCCGGACCGGACCAGCGCGGCGGCCCGCCGTACATGCTCCGGTGTCACCCGGTTCCAGGCCCCGCGGTCGGCAGCGGCCCAGCGGCCCCACGTACGGACCGCCGCGAACAGTGCGTCGAACTCCTCGCGGGACACGAAGGGCCCCTCGCTCACCGGCGGGGGAGTCGGCGCGTGGCCGGGATCGCCGGTCACGCCCGGGTGACCGCTTGCGGGAAGTCAAAGACCTGGTCCGGGTCGTAGTCGTGCGCGACGGAGCGCAGACGGGCCAGATTCGGGCCGTAGTAGGCCGTACCCCAGTCGGGAAGGGCCGGGTCGATGTAGTTCACATAACCGTCCCTGATGCCCAGGTCCGCGAGTCCCGCCACGACCTGGCCGACGCTACGCGTCACCGCGGTTTCCGACGTGGCCGTCGCACTCGCATAGATCTGCGCGGTGGCGAACGCCTTGCGGTGCGGGAACGCGGTCTGCCGGACGTCCACATCGGCCACCGCACCACCGAGTGCGTCCAGGATGAGAGCCATCCCCGGGCGGCCTTGGAGCAGGGCGACGACGCCGCCCGGGTTGGCGGTCGGCGAGGAGAGAATCCGCGACGAGGCGACGAACGACTGCCGGTCGGGACTGCCGGAGAAGAAGCGCATGGCTTGGAAGTAGTCGTGGTCCTTGACCTTGCGCTGGGTCGGCGGCACCCCGGCGCGCGAGACCAGGTCGTTCAGCAGGGGATTGCAGGCGCTGCTGGGCCCGACGAAGCACCCGGCCACCTTGCAGCTCGGCGTGGTTCCACCCGCCACATTGAGGTTGGCCCACATCGCACGGGGCGCGGCCGTGATCCACGGTTGCCACCCGGCCAGCACCTTCTTCACGCTCCCCGCAGGGAAGCTGAGCAGGAACACCGTCAACGCCGGAGCCGGGTCGGTCGCGAAGGTGAACTGCGTGACGACCCCGAAGTTGCCGCCACCGCCACCGCGCAGCGCCCAGAACAGATCCGGGTGCTGGGTGGCCGAGGCCGTCAGCGTCCGGCCGTCCGCGATGACGACCTCGGCGGATACGAGGTGGTCACAGGTCAGCCCGAACTTCCGTTGCAGCACGCCGATTCCGCCACCCAAAGCCACCCCGGCGATGCCGACGGTGAAACAGGAGCCGCCGGGCAGACAGCGGTTGGCCTGTCCGAGTGCGGTGTAGACACCCTCCAGCGTCGCCCCGGCGCCAATGGTGGCGGTGCCATCCGGCCGGACCTCCACGGACGACATCCGCCGGAGATCAAGGGCGAGACCGCCGGGCGGAGCCGAGTAACCGACATACGAGTGCCCCCCGCTGCGCGCCGCCAGCGGAACCCGGTGCGCGGCTGCCAACACCGCCTCGCGGACATCGGCCGCCGACACACACTGCGCCACCGCCGCCGGCACCCGGTCGTCATTGAGCGGATTGAAAAGCTTCCTCGCACTGTCGAACCCGGCGTCTCCCGGCCGCAGCAGCACTCCGCGCATCCGACGCCGAAGGCCGTCCCAGTCCACGTTGTTCCTGAGAGCAGTCGCCCCGGACGCGTGGAACCGAGGGTCCCGCGCCATGGTCACCATCTCCCTCTGGAGAGGCCAGGAAAGCGGGCAAAAGTCCGTTTTGATGCGGACACTTTCACGCTAACACGGGGTGATCGGCCCCTCCACTTGACCGCGACTCGGCAGCCCTACGCCTCGGAGCCGCCGGTGAGGGCCGGTTGAGGCATCGGTGCCCGCGGCGAGTCGGCGCTCTCGGCGAGGTCGGCGTCCCCGGGGGAGGTCGGCGCTCTCGCCGAACGGGCGGACCGAGTCAGAGCCGGCGGCCGAAGAGCTCCAGCAGATTGCGCCAATGACGCTCATCCGCCTCGGAGTTGTACGCGGCGGTGTCGGTCTGGGTGTAGCCGTGCTGGGCGCCCTCGTACAGCTCACTGCGGTAGGACACACCGTCGGCGTCCAGGGTGCGTTCCAGGCTCGCGATCTGCTCGGCCGGCATCGAGTGATCGTGGTCGGCGTGGCCGAAGTACAGCTCCGCCGTGCTGCGTCCGACGAGCCGGTGCGGGCTGTCCTCGGCATCGGTGACCAGGTGGCCGGCGTGGAAGGAGGCCGCGGCGCCGATGCGGTCGGGGTAGGCCGCGGCGGTGCGGACCCCGAGCACGCCGCCCATGCAGTAGCCGGTGGTGCCCACCGGACCGTCGGCGACCAGCGGGGAGGCGGCCAGCCAGTCGAGATAGGCACCGGCGTCCCGCATCGCCAGGTCGGGGGTGAACGCCTGCATGATCGGAGAGAGCTGCGCGAAGATCTCCGTTAGCTCCGAGGGGACGATGAATTCGGGCAGATCCACCACGGGCGCCCGCCCCGCGCGGTACATGACGTTGGGCACCAGCACCGTGTAGCCGTGCCCCGCCAGGCGCCTGGCCATCTCCTCCAGCGAGGGGCGCAGCCCGAACGCGTCCATGTACAGCAGCACACCGGGATGCGGCGTGCCGTCGTCGGGGTGGGCGAGGTAGGCGTCGGCGACGCCGTCCGGGGTGGGGATGTCCAGCTGGGTACCGTGCACGCTCGTCATATCCACACCTTTGCTCGGGCTCCGGACGACGCGCAAGGGCGCCCGCCCGTCCGCCGCTGACCGCGCCAGCGGATGCCCCCACCGTACTCAACCCCGCTCCCGGCCGATCTGTCGAGAGCCCACCACGGATGCCCCGCAACACTGTGCATGCCCACACAAGTCCCTTGCATTTCCCCTGTGTTGGAATCCAGACATGGCCACTCCCTCCGCTGGACCACCACCCGGGCCACCCTCCTGGAACGACCCCTCCGGTCGGCTGCGAACCGAGGTGGAGCGGTTACGTGACGAAGCAATACGCCAGAAGGACCTCGCACACCGCAGAGCCGATTTCTGGGCCAGGGTCGATATCGCACTGGGCTTCCCGGCAGCGCTCCTCGCCGGAGTGTCCGGAGCGGCGGGATTCGCCTCGGTGGACGCCCGCATTCCCGCGGCGCTGGTAGCGCTGACCGCTGCGGGGTGTGCGGCGGGGGCGGGCTTCCTCCGGGGCGACACCCGACGGCTGGCCAACAAACGCGCCCGGCAGGCATGGGCGTCCGTCGAGGCCAGGGCCCGTATGAAGCTGGCGAAGGACCAGGTGGACCCCGACGACCTCGGCGAGGTACTGGAGAGCCGCCAAGTCGCACTGGCGGCATACGAAGGTGAGGATCCCCAGCCCGATGCGCCACCAGCGGTCCCGGGCCGATAGCCGCATACGACGCAGATGGCCGCATGCGACGCCTGCAGTCGCATACGGCGCCGATAGCCCCTACGGCCACTCCCCGACTCCGGCCGACCGGTCCCCGAAGGTCAGTTGTGGCCGAACTTCCGCTGCGCCTTATGGGCCACATGCTTCGTCATCGACTGCTCCGACTCCTGCGGGGCCGATTCCTTCGCCTTGCTCTTCGCCTCAGCGACGGTGCTGCGTTCATGGCCACCGGTGCGCGCACCGCGATTCTGCCGGCTCTGCTTCTTGCCCACGATCGTGCCTCCTGGCCGATCTCGAACGATGAACCGGTACCAGACTTGCACGCGCGCACAGGGAGTGCATGTCGGCATACAAGGGGCGTCTCACGGCCAGCAGTTGGACGCGGAATCCGACATCCGGCTCAGGATGCGAGTGAGCATGCCCCCACGGACAATGAAAGAGGTGTCCGCTTCCCGACCCGGCTCTCCTCTCCCCGCCCGAGCACGTCACAAGGAGCAGGCCATGAGCGTATTGATCGACAAGCGGAACAAGAACTATGACCGCTTGGCCAGCGTCGCCGAAGCCGATGCCTTTCTCGACGACACCGAACGGGTGGCGGCCGAGGTCGACCAGACCCTGGTGGCGGACCGCAGCAAGGTGAACCGCTTCACTGGGCATCTGACCGAGCTACGGGTGACCGGCGCTCCTGCCATCACCGGCTTGGAGGAGCTGGTGGCGATGCCCGACACCGGCTATATCGCCCAGGCCAAGCGGTATGTCACGTCAGTTGCCGAGGCCATCGGCTTCGCGGCCGGCGAGCCGGTGGAATTCGAGGCCGACCCGAATGTGATGGTGACGAGCGAGGGCATGCGCGTGGTGAGCCTGCAGCAGGTGCTCAACGGCATCGAGGTGTGGGCCATGGCGCCCAAGGTGTGGCTCTTCGAGGACGGCACGGTCGACCGGGTCATCGGCGACACGGTGAGCGCACCGGCGAACCTGCCGGTCAAGCCGGTGGTCCCGGCCGAGGTGGCGCTGCGGGTGGCGGCCGCGAAGGCTGCCGAGCCCAGAACGCTCCGCGGAGCCTTCGGCGACGACGAACTCCCGCGTCTCGACGTATCGGACAGCTTCACCCGCCTGTCGTACCAGGCGCGCAACGATCAGCCGATGACCTTCGGCAAGGGGCCGTTCGAGGAAGCCATCCCGGCCCGGCTCGTGTACCTGTACATGGGCGACGACGCCCGCCTCACCTGGATGTTCACCCTCTCCAGAGAGAAACTCGCCGCTCAGTACCAGGCCTTCGTCGAGGCCGATGACCGGACCGGGAACCCGAACGAGCCGCAGATCCTCTACTTCTACGACACCGTCCGGCACGCCGTCGCCGGACGCGTCTTCCAGCGCAACCCGGCCGAGAGCACCTTTGACACCGTCCCGTTCCCGCTGCCGGCGGACGGCTATCCGACTGTGCTTCCCACGGGGTTGCCCGCCGGATTCCCGCTGCCCTGGGCAGAGACGCACCAAGGGAAGGTGTCGACCGAGGGCAACAACGTACGCGCCCTCAACGGCTCGACCCGGCGCCCCGTCGAGGTCCCCGTCGACGCCGCGGGCAACGGCGTCTTCGACCCGGCGCAGGACAGCCCCGAGCAATTCGTCACCAACATCTTCTACTTCTGCAATTTCGCCCATGACCTCTTCATGATGCTCGGCTTCACGGAGGACCAGGGCAACTTCCAGACCGTGAACCTCACGGGCCTGGGAAAGGGCGCGGACCCCGTCCGGGCCCTCGCGCACCCGGGGCCGGTCTTCGGCACGGCCAACATGGCCACCCGGGCCGATGGCCTGGAAGCCGTGATGAACATGGGGCTGGTCACCGGCACGGGCCGCCACACGGCAGACGACTTCGATGTCGTCCTCCACGAGTTCTGCCACGGGGTCTCGAACCGTCTCGTCGGGGGCCTCTTCGACGCGAACGGCCTGGAGGAGGACCAGTCGGTCGCGATGGGGGAGGGCTGGGGAGACTACTTCGCCCTCACCACCCGGAACTTCTCGAACGCCCAGGAACGCGATGTCCTCGGCAACTGGGTCGTCAATCAGTCGCAGGGCATCCGTCAGCGCCCCTATGACGCGCAGTACCCCGGTACCTTCGGGGACATCGGCAAGGGCCCGGGAGAGATCGCGGGCCCCGGCAACAGCGATCTGACCTACCAGGAAGTCCATGACGTCGGCGAGATCTGGTGCGCTGCCCTCATGGAAATGACCCGCAAGGTCGCCGCCGCGCTCAACAACAAGGAGCGGGGCTACCAGGTGGCCTGGCAGGCGGTCGTCGACGGCATGAAGCTCACACCGAAGAACCCCTCATTCCTCACCGCGCGCGACGCCATCCTGCGCGCCTTCAAGGCGATGCAGGGCGGACTGCTGACCACCACCGAGTACACGGCGGTCCGGAAGGCGGCCTGGGAAGCGTTCGCACGATTCGAGATGGGCTTCGACGCCTTCTGCCCGAACGCCACCTTCACAGGCTGCCGAGGCGGCACCGCGATGCCGCCGGCGGGTCAGGAGGACTAGAACCTTTCCTTCGGCCGCGTGCCGGTGGACTCGCACGAGCGTGGAGTCCACCGGCACTGCCCAGGTCAGAACGTCATCGGCCTCGGCCTGGGCCCCCAGCGCGGTGCAGACGCTCTCGGGCCCTCATGATCAGGCGGCCCGCTGCGGCGCCCGATTGTCGTCAGGAGCAGGGCTTGTAGAAGTGCTTCCAGCCGTCGCCGGGCATGGACGGCGGCTCGTTTGTCGTCCCGAACTCCCCGTACTTGACCTGAAGGTCGTAGTCATAGTTCCCGGGACCGCTGCCCGGCTTCGTCAGACGTACGTCCCGGTCCAGCGTTCCGTCACCGGCGTTGTTGAGGATCGCCAGGTCCGGGTACGCGTCGCCGCCGTAATTGGCGATCCGAAGCTGCTGAGCCTCGCCCAGGTCGCCGATGTCGGAGTGCCGGGACTTGGCGGAGGCCAGGTTCGACCGCTTGAGCGGGCCGGGCCGGTAGTCCGCGACGCGCGCCGTCGCGGGGTCATCCCCGTCGGCCGGCGTGACGAGGTTGACGACCATGTCCAGGGTGCCGTCGCGCTGGAAGTCGGCGACCGCGGCGGTCGTGACCTCCCCCTTCTTCGCGCCGAGAAGCTGGCTGACGGCGTGCTTGGGGCCGAACGAGCCGTTCGCGGTGCCCCACTGGATCGTCATCTTGGTGCCGGTGAGGCCGGGATTGCTGATCTTGTCCGGGTGGCGGTCGCCATCAAGGTCGCCGACCAGCGTCGTGGCATCGGCCAGGCACGGGGCCGTCATCGCGGCTCCCTTGCCGGACGACGCTGCCGGGGCCGGCGCGGCGACCGCTTGGGCCTGGAAGCCGGCGAACGTCAGGGGCAGGGCAATGGCCGCGGCCGGCACGGCGATCAGCTGTAAACGCTTACGACGCATCTCGAACTCCTCAGGTTGTCGTTGTTGAGAAGTGAGATGCCGTCAGCACACGGGAGGTTTATGTCAGTTCGCTGTATTACACAACCGTGACGTGCGAACGGGAGAGCGGCACGACCCGGCTGCTCCGTCCTCTCGCCCGGCCGGTTTTCACTGACCCACCCTGCCGTCGACGCACTCGCGCAACAGGTCGGCGTGCCCGCAGTGACGGGCGTACTCCTCGACCCTGTGCACCAGCAGCTCCCGGACCACGATCCCGTCCTTCCCCACACGCGCGCCGAGGTCCGGGTGCCCGGCCAGCGCGGCGTCGGTCGCGGCCTGCTCACGCTCCAGATCGGAGTACGCGGCATCGACCGCCGTCTGCTCGGCGACCACTCCGTTGAAGTCCGCGTCACGCTCGCCGTACAGCTTCGGCAGCGGGTCACCGTCGCTGATCCAGTTGCGCCAGTCCCGTTCCACCTCGGCGAGGTGCCGAACCAGGCCGAGCAGCGACATCGTCGACGGTGGAACCGACCGCCGGGCCATTTGCTCCGCGTCCAGGCCCGCGCACTTCATCCGCAGGGTCATGCGGTAGTTCGTCAGGTAGTCCTGCAGCGTCGCAAGCTCGCCCTCCGGACTGGGGCCTTCGCTGTTGCGCGGGTCGTCGTCCGGATCGGCCCACATGTCGGTGTAGACGGTTGCCTGGCTCCATCGTGCGGGTTGGTCAGTCATACGGGGCATGTTCGTCTGCGACGGCCAGGTCCGCTACTGATTTCTTGAGCCCGCTGGCCCGAGACGAGTGGTTCGGGCGAGCGGGCTCCGTCACGGGCGGTCGCAGAGGTACGCGAAATCGGTGGTCCGGCTATCCCGCTTGTTGGCCTTCGGCCGGGACCCGCCAGGCACGTCCGATCATGCGCATCAGAGCCGGATCCACGATCAGATGTCGAAGCGGCCGGATCGCCGCCATATAGACCTTTCCGAACAGCCCGTTCGGCTTCACCAGAACCGCCATCTGACCGCGGTAGCCACCGCACCAATCCGGGACCCAGCCGATGTGCATCACCGCGTGCACGGTCCGGTTGGCCACCTCCGCCGCCCATTCGCGGTCCGTCAGGTAGACGGGGGTGAGCGGAAGCGCCCGGAAGCCGGGTCCGGGCGGGGCAGCACGGAGATCCGCCGGCAACCTGTCGCGGAGAGTCTGCACCCGCGCGCCGAGACCGGAGCCGGGCCGGTCCCAGCCGAGCAGTGCGCCGAGCTTCCAGCGGAGCGCGAAGAGTGGGCGGGTTGCACCGGAGAACCGACCGCTCCCGGAGGTCATTTGCCGGACCAGGCGCGTGAGGTCGTCCGGGCCTCCGGGCGTGGGCAGCGCCCATACGTCCTCCAGCCGGAAGTCGGGCGTCAGGTCGTGAATCCGCCAGGGAAGTGAGGAGTGCGCGGTGTTCGGAAGTCTCATTGGTGGCCGCCTTGTTGAGTACAGAGGAGTACGTGTCACCGGGGCCCGACGGCCGCTGACTGCCGACGCCTGTCCCATTCGGCCATCAGGCCGAACAGGGCGAACCTGTCGAGTACGGGCTGGTCAGGGTGGATCTCGCGATAGCGCCGATAGACGTTGACCACGACTCGTTCGGTGTCCAGCCAGCCGGCGTACTCGGCCAGATCGATCCCGAACGCCGCCTCCTGGAAGTCAAGGCCCTTGGCGTAGGCGGCGTCGGCCTGTTCGACGATATGGCCGAAGTAGTCCCGCACGGCGCGGATCCCGTTGGCGTCCGTCACCGGGCCATGGCCTGGCACCACCGTCGTCGCGCCGAGGCTGATCATCGCGTCGCAGGCGGCGATCCAGTTGGCGAGGGGGCCACTCCATACGATCGGTGTGCACCCGATGAACAACAGGTCGCCCGCGAACAGCACTCCC contains these protein-coding regions:
- a CDS encoding cyclase family protein, encoding MTGDPGHAPTPPPVSEGPFVSREEFDALFAAVRTWGRWAAADRGAWNRVTPEHVRRAAALVRSGTVVPMARPWDTAPGPDNSKPALHFMSDLGDVEPPEPATHKDFIAIDYHGKAVSHLDALSHVAYRGQLYDGRAARECVDAGGARFGAVSALGPLATRGVLLDLPTALGVAWLEPGRAVHAEELVAAEQALGVTVGEGDAVLLRFGGLRRRQERGAWDTGAASAGLHVDVMPLLAERGIALLGGDGDSDVRPSPVEGVHSPVHALAVAAMGVPLLDNLDLEALSAASAETGRYTFLLLVAPLNIPGGTGSPVSPVAVL
- a CDS encoding FAD-binding oxidoreductase gives rise to the protein MARDPRFHASGATALRNNVDWDGLRRRMRGVLLRPGDAGFDSARKLFNPLNDDRVPAAVAQCVSAADVREAVLAAAHRVPLAARSGGHSYVGYSAPPGGLALDLRRMSSVEVRPDGTATIGAGATLEGVYTALGQANRCLPGGSCFTVGIAGVALGGGIGVLQRKFGLTCDHLVSAEVVIADGRTLTASATQHPDLFWALRGGGGGNFGVVTQFTFATDPAPALTVFLLSFPAGSVKKVLAGWQPWITAAPRAMWANLNVAGGTTPSCKVAGCFVGPSSACNPLLNDLVSRAGVPPTQRKVKDHDYFQAMRFFSGSPDRQSFVASSRILSSPTANPGGVVALLQGRPGMALILDALGGAVADVDVRQTAFPHRKAFATAQIYASATATSETAVTRSVGQVVAGLADLGIRDGYVNYIDPALPDWGTAYYGPNLARLRSVAHDYDPDQVFDFPQAVTRA
- a CDS encoding dienelactone hydrolase family protein, which encodes MTSVHGTQLDIPTPDGVADAYLAHPDDGTPHPGVLLYMDAFGLRPSLEEMARRLAGHGYTVLVPNVMYRAGRAPVVDLPEFIVPSELTEIFAQLSPIMQAFTPDLAMRDAGAYLDWLAASPLVADGPVGTTGYCMGGVLGVRTAAAYPDRIGAAASFHAGHLVTDAEDSPHRLVGRSTAELYFGHADHDHSMPAEQIASLERTLDADGVSYRSELYEGAQHGYTQTDTAAYNSEADERHWRNLLELFGRRL
- a CDS encoding M36 family metallopeptidase, whose amino-acid sequence is MSVLIDKRNKNYDRLASVAEADAFLDDTERVAAEVDQTLVADRSKVNRFTGHLTELRVTGAPAITGLEELVAMPDTGYIAQAKRYVTSVAEAIGFAAGEPVEFEADPNVMVTSEGMRVVSLQQVLNGIEVWAMAPKVWLFEDGTVDRVIGDTVSAPANLPVKPVVPAEVALRVAAAKAAEPRTLRGAFGDDELPRLDVSDSFTRLSYQARNDQPMTFGKGPFEEAIPARLVYLYMGDDARLTWMFTLSREKLAAQYQAFVEADDRTGNPNEPQILYFYDTVRHAVAGRVFQRNPAESTFDTVPFPLPADGYPTVLPTGLPAGFPLPWAETHQGKVSTEGNNVRALNGSTRRPVEVPVDAAGNGVFDPAQDSPEQFVTNIFYFCNFAHDLFMMLGFTEDQGNFQTVNLTGLGKGADPVRALAHPGPVFGTANMATRADGLEAVMNMGLVTGTGRHTADDFDVVLHEFCHGVSNRLVGGLFDANGLEEDQSVAMGEGWGDYFALTTRNFSNAQERDVLGNWVVNQSQGIRQRPYDAQYPGTFGDIGKGPGEIAGPGNSDLTYQEVHDVGEIWCAALMEMTRKVAAALNNKERGYQVAWQAVVDGMKLTPKNPSFLTARDAILRAFKAMQGGLLTTTEYTAVRKAAWEAFARFEMGFDAFCPNATFTGCRGGTAMPPAGQED
- a CDS encoding FG-GAP repeat domain-containing protein, producing MRRKRLQLIAVPAAAIALPLTFAGFQAQAVAAPAPAASSGKGAAMTAPCLADATTLVGDLDGDRHPDKISNPGLTGTKMTIQWGTANGSFGPKHAVSQLLGAKKGEVTTAAVADFQRDGTLDMVVNLVTPADGDDPATARVADYRPGPLKRSNLASAKSRHSDIGDLGEAQQLRIANYGGDAYPDLAILNNAGDGTLDRDVRLTKPGSGPGNYDYDLQVKYGEFGTTNEPPSMPGDGWKHFYKPCS
- a CDS encoding DinB family protein; translated protein: MPRMTDQPARWSQATVYTDMWADPDDDPRNSEGPSPEGELATLQDYLTNYRMTLRMKCAGLDAEQMARRSVPPSTMSLLGLVRHLAEVERDWRNWISDGDPLPKLYGERDADFNGVVAEQTAVDAAYSDLEREQAATDAALAGHPDLGARVGKDGIVVRELLVHRVEEYARHCGHADLLRECVDGRVGQ
- a CDS encoding DUF2867 domain-containing protein encodes the protein MRLPNTAHSSLPWRIHDLTPDFRLEDVWALPTPGGPDDLTRLVRQMTSGSGRFSGATRPLFALRWKLGALLGWDRPGSGLGARVQTLRDRLPADLRAAPPGPGFRALPLTPVYLTDREWAAEVANRTVHAVMHIGWVPDWCGGYRGQMAVLVKPNGLFGKVYMAAIRPLRHLIVDPALMRMIGRAWRVPAEGQQAG